A single region of the Sorghum bicolor cultivar BTx623 chromosome 7, Sorghum_bicolor_NCBIv3, whole genome shotgun sequence genome encodes:
- the LOC110437374 gene encoding uncharacterized protein LOC110437374 isoform X2, whose product MEIPFRISAPNSLADPPPIFGLFLCLIDGQLVLLRPDSSLWTVDYSGSASLVATTCMHILITPFNNKLSSVGDHDPRTTSTFRVN is encoded by the exons ATGGAGATCCCCTTTCGCATCTCGGCTCCAAACTCTTTGGCGGATCCACCACCAATTTTTGGCCTGTTCCTATGTCTGATCGATGGCCAGCTCGTTTTGCTCCGTCCTGACTCATCG CTGTGGACGGTAGACTACAGCGGAAGTGCCTCGCTTGTCGCAACGACGTGCATGCATATCTTGATTACCCCCTTCAACAACAAACTATCCTCCGTCGGTGACCATGATCCGCGTACGACGAGCACCTTCAG ggtgaactaa
- the LOC110437374 gene encoding uncharacterized protein LOC110437374 isoform X1, whose translation MEIPFRISAPNSLADPPPIFGLFLCLIDGQLVLLRPDSSLWTVDYSGSASLVATTCMHILITPFNNKLSSVGDHDPRTTSTFREAGAPVKSASYPQLAEVQRTIYLSGVDKQTDM comes from the exons ATGGAGATCCCCTTTCGCATCTCGGCTCCAAACTCTTTGGCGGATCCACCACCAATTTTTGGCCTGTTCCTATGTCTGATCGATGGCCAGCTCGTTTTGCTCCGTCCTGACTCATCG CTGTGGACGGTAGACTACAGCGGAAGTGCCTCGCTTGTCGCAACGACGTGCATGCATATCTTGATTACCCCCTTCAACAACAAACTATCCTCCGTCGGTGACCATGATCCGCGTACGACGAGCACCTTCAG GGAGGCTGGTGCTCCTGTAAAGAGTGCATCATATCCCCAGCTAGCAGAAGTTCAACGTACAATTTATCTGAGTGGAGTGGACAAGCAAACAGATATGTAA
- the LOC8075394 gene encoding LOW QUALITY PROTEIN: cytochrome P450 71A4 (The sequence of the model RefSeq protein was modified relative to this genomic sequence to represent the inferred CDS: inserted 1 base in 1 codon), with translation MPPTARRRLPHRGSLSSATSTSSAASRTARCVRSPRRTAPSCSSASARYLPSSCPPRPPRGRCCRRRTTLEETNVLLAAFHVGDYIPWLSWVSYVDGTDARVTRAFQRIDRILDEIVDAAAATRETPLSGEEGSDDDAFIHVLLSLQQKKEQSPAGTTAEWRLSRDNVKALLEDLFGAGTEATIIVLEWAMAELLRNKGAMQKLQREVRQARSTSSDDGHGVGEQDLAGTGMEYLRAVIKETMRLHTPGPXLLPHKSMQATRLSHGYDVPSDTMVIVNAWAIGRDPEAWESPEEFRSERFVGSGVDFRGHHFQLIPFGAGRRMCPGVNLAMSVVELALANLVARFDWALPEGEAELELDMEETTGCTARKKAPLVLCAVAAQRCFC, from the exons ATGCCGCCAACTGCCCGCCGCCGCCTTCCCCACAGGGGCTCCCtctcatcggcaacctccaccaGCTCGGCAGCCTCCCGCACCGCTCGCTGCGTTCGCTCGCCGCGGCGCACGGCCCCGTCATGCTCATCCGCCTCGGCCAGGTACCTGCCGTCGTCGTGTCCTCCGCGTCCGCCGCGCGGGAGGTGCTGCAGGCGCAGGACCACGCTGGAGGAGACCAACGTGCTGCTCGCCGCCTTCCACGTCGGCGACTACATCCCGTGGCTCTCCTGGGTGAGCTACGTCGACGGCACGGACGCCAGGGTTACGAGGGCATTCCAGAGgatcgaccggatcctcgacgAGATCGTGGACGCGGCGGCTGCGACCAGAGAGACGCCATTGTCGGGGGAAGAAGGGAGCGACGATGATGCTTTCATCCATGTGCTGCTGTCACTGCAGCAGAAAAAGGAACAAAGTCCTGCTGGGACGACAGCAGAGTGGCGCCTCAGCAGGGACAACGTGAAGGCCCTCTTGGAG gacttGTTCGGAGCCGGGACAGAGGCCACGATCATCGTCCTGGAATGGGCCATGGCGGAGCTTCTCCGCAACAAGGGAGCCATGCAGAAGCTGCAGCGCGAGGTGAGACAAGCTCGGAGCACCAGCAGCGACGACGGCCATGGCGTCGGCGAACAAGATCTGGCCGGAACCGGAATGGAGTACCTGAGAGCAGTGATCAAGGAGACGATGCGGCTGCACACGCCGGGGC TGCTGCTTCCGCACAAGTCCATGCAGGCCACTCGACTCAGCCACGGCTACGACGTCCCCAGCGACACCATGGTGATCGTGAACGCCTGGGCCATCGGAAGGGACCCGGAGGCATGGGAGTCGCCGGAGGAATTCCGGTCGGAGAGGTTCGTCGGCAGCGGGGTGGACTTCCGGGGCCACCACTTCCAGCTGATACCGTTCGGCGCGGGGCGGCGGATGTGCCCCGGCGTCAACCTCGCCATGTCCGTGGTGGAGCTCGCGCTCGCCAACCTCGTCGCTCGGTTCGACTGGGCGCTGCcggagggcgaggcagagctggAGCTGGACATGGAGGAGACCACCGGGTGCACGGCGCGGAAGAAGGCTCCACtcgtactctgcgccgtcgccGCGCAGCGCTGTTTCTGCTAG